A genome region from Arachis duranensis cultivar V14167 chromosome 8, aradu.V14167.gnm2.J7QH, whole genome shotgun sequence includes the following:
- the LOC107460193 gene encoding uncharacterized protein LOC107460193, protein MTTEESFVVLVHHRGSIKRKTRSGVKFTDKDPLCMIVRPTTRYEDLVSSVLLKLGLEGVKWETVKYDCFTIGSDEDLQVMFHYRRQFPELGGSNRHSTTFATVAGSSSRPAVASSSVPAYEPPVQPVASPSFAVDLNGSVGDEVETGEFLQTSLQCAAPAGVGDGFLDDPDDDDVEPDMIADDSGNDVGASEPAGAGSGSSSGTQQYPPHFFSLDLDAMRQEGVPGQPAGFGSRDGEGSAGLKEFQVGQQFQDKDEALLSVKTYSIRRGVQYKVVESDYRRYVDKCSEFGNGCTWLIRLSLR, encoded by the exons ATGACTACTGAGGAGAGTTTCGTAGTGTTGGTTCACCACAGAGGATCCATTAAGAGGAAAACTCGTTCcggtgtgaagttcactgataaGGATCCTCTGTGTATGATCGTCAGGCCTACGACGAGGTATGAGGACCTTGTTAGCTCTGTACTGCTGAAACTTGGTCTAGAAGGTGTGAAATGG GAAACCGTTAAGTATGATTGTTTCACGATCGGGAGTGATGAGGACTTGCAGGTCATGTTTCATTATCGCCGGCAGTTTCCAGAG CTCGGGGGTTCGAACCGGCATAGCACCACTTTCGCCACGGTAGCCGGTTCTAGCTCCCGACCTGCCGTTGCTTCTTCCTCCGTCCCTGCGTACGAGCCACCCGTCCAACCTGTTGCCTCCCCTTCGTTCGCTGTTGATCTCAACGGCAGTGTAGGCGACGAGGTCGAAACAGGAGAATTTCTACAAACCTCTTTACAGTGTGCTGCACCGGCTGGGGTTGGAGATGGATTTTTGGATGACCCAGATGACGATGATGTCGAGCCGGATATGATTGCTGATGACAGTGGCAATGATGTCGGAGCAAGTGAGCCTGCTGGGGCGGGCAGTGGTTCTAGCTCTGGCACACAGCAGTACCCTCCACATTTTTTCTCTTTGGACTTGGATGCCATGAGGCAGGAGGGGGTTCCTGGGCAGCCGGCTGGATTTGGCTCTAGAGATGGTGAAGGGTCTGCAGGTCTGAAAGAGTTTCAGGTTGGTCAGCAATTTCAGGATAAAGATGAGGCCCTGTTAAGTGTGAAGACTTACAGCATCCGTCGAGGGGTACAGTACAAGGTCGTGGAGTCTGACTATCGCCGGTATGTGGACAAGTGTTCTGAGTTCGGGAATGGGTGCACCTGGTTGATTCGCCTGAGTCTCCGATAG
- the LOC107460194 gene encoding uncharacterized protein LOC107460194 — protein MPGTVAVLRTSPVRVGAQLDESQTYFHILFWTFPPWIEAFRHCKLLVSIDDTHLYGKYGETLLVAIAQDGNSNILPVAFALVKGENAESWAFFLSHLCEHVTPQSGLLVISDRHNGIKTALEAPDGGWLPPSTYWAFCIRHVAANFALTFKGKDARRLLVNAAYAKTEVEFHYWFDILMSEDPAMCEWANRIEYSLWTQHCDEGRRFGHMTMNISECVNSILKGVRNLPVCSLVKATYGRLAKLFVRKGREAEAQ, from the coding sequence ATGCCTGGTACTGTTGCAGTCCTTAGGACGAGTCCTGTTCGTGTTGGTGCACAGCTGGACGAGTCTCAAACTTATTTTCACATACTATTCTGGACGTTTCCACCGTGGATCGAGGCATTCCGTCATTGCAAGCTCCTAGTTAGTATTGATGACACCCATCTCTATGGCAAGTATGGGGAAACGTTGCTTGTCGCAATTGCACAGGACGGGAACTCCAACATACTCCCTGTGGCATTCGCATTAGTCAAGGGTGAGAATGCTGAGTCGTGGGCCTTCTTTCTCTCCCACCTGTGTGAGCATGTGACACCGCAGTCGGGTCTACTGGTTATATCGGACAGGCATAACGGCATCAAGACCGCGCTTGAGGCTCCTGACGGAGGATGGTTACCTCCGTCTACATACTGGGCATTCTGCATTCGACATGTAGCGGCAAATTTTGCCCTAACCTTCAAGGGCAAAGACGCAAGGAGGCTACTTGTGAATGCAGCGTACGCTAAGACCGAGGTCGAGTTCCATTACTGGTTTGATATTCTGATGTCTGAAGACCCGGCGATGTGTGAATGGGCGAACCGAATTGAGTATTCATTGTGGACACAGCATTGTGATGAGGGGCGTAGATTCGGACACATGACGATGAATATCTCTGAGTGTGTGAACTCAATCCTTAAGGGTGTCAGAAACCTTCCTGTGTGCTCGCTTGTGAAGGCAACATACGGAAGGTTGGCCAAATTATTTGTTCGCAAAGGGAGAGAGGCTGAGGCGCAGTAG